The Zygotorulaspora mrakii chromosome 3, complete sequence genome includes a region encoding these proteins:
- a CDS encoding pyridoxal 5'-phosphate synthase (similar to Saccharomyces cerevisiae YLR456W and YPR172W; ancestral locus Anc_7.529) produces MSCVQQFPQHLLDLVKTSKYVHVATCSTDCIPSVSLMNYIYVPGERSFAPEDRSCDYIVFATLNNTEKYQNIISNPIVSLLFHDWITAKNLSLKKRSLSKSSASDQEEVAEGSGTSHSSKLLNLLQELNQSELFQMSATIRGHAAVIAPNSEESSHYKKLLLRTNPDAHVFIEDAKTVIIKVKIQSAKVTDSENNTSIYT; encoded by the coding sequence ATGTCGTGTGTTCAACAATTTCCGCAGCATCTTCTAGATCTAGTCAAAACATCCAAATACGTGCATGTGGCTACCTGTTCTACAGATTGCATTCCATCGGTCAGTCTTATGAACTATATATATGTTCCCGGAGAACGTTCTTTTGCCCCAGAGGACCGGTCGTGCGACTACATTGTATTTGCCACGCTAAATAACActgaaaagtatcaaaaCATTATTTCTAATCCGATCGTTTCTCTGCTGTTTCATGATTGGATCACAGCGAAGAATTTATCGTTGAAAAAACGGTCTCTATCAAAGTCATCAGCCTCAGATCAAGAAGAGGTTGCGGAAGGATCGGGCACGTCTCATTCAAGTAAGCTGCTGAACCTTTTGCAAGAGTTGAATCAATCTGAATTATTTCAAATGAGTGCCACCATTCGAGGTCACGCAGCAGTTATAGCACCAAACAGTGAAGAATCATCACATTACAAAAAGCTACTGCTAAGGACTAACCCAGATGCTCATGTCTTCATTGAGGACGCCAAGACAGTAATCATAAAagtcaaaattcaaagtgCGAAGGTTACGGACTCTGAGAATAACACGAGCATTTATACTTGA
- the VPS4 gene encoding AAA family ATPase VPS4 (similar to Saccharomyces cerevisiae VPS4 (YPR173C); ancestral locus Anc_7.530) — protein sequence MSTGDFLTKGIELIQKAIDLDTATQYEEAYTSYYNGLDYLMLALKYEKNPKSKELIRAKFTEYLNRAEQLKKHLETEEESKKVSGGTSGNSSSNGGDGAKKVSNDDESDESKKLRGALSGAILTEKPNVKWEDIAGLEGAKEALKEAVILPVKFPHLFKGNRKPTSGILLYGPPGTGKSYLAKAVATEANSTFFSISSSDLVSKWMGESERLVKQLFAMARENKPSIIFIDEVDALTGQRGEGESEASRRIKTELLVQMNGVGSDSEGVLVLGATNIPWQLDSAIRRRFEKRIYIPLPDLAARTKMFEINVGETPCSLSKEEYRTLGQMTEGYSGSDIAVAVKDALMQPIRKIQMATHFKNVSQDSTVKKLTPCSPGDKNAVELSWTTIEADELQEPELTIKDFLKAIKTTRPTVNEQDLLKQEEFTNDFGQEGN from the coding sequence ATGAGCACGGGTGACTTTTTGACGAAGGGAATTGAGCTCATTCAGAAGGCTATTGATTTGGATACTGCAACACAGTATGAGGAAGCTTATACATCGTACTATAATGGCCTTGATTATTTGATGCTGGCGTTGAAGTATGAGAAAAACCCAAAGTCCAAGGAATTGATCAGAGCAAAGTTTACAGAATATTTGAATAGGGCAGAACAGTTGAAGAAACATTTAGAGACTGAAGAGGAGAGTAAAAAGGTCAGTGGTGGTACCAGTGGCAACAGCAGTAGTAATGGCGGTGATGGCGCAAAGAAAGTCTCGAATGATGACGAATCTGATGAGAGTAAGAAACTAAGAGGTGCCCTATCTGGGGCTATCTTGACAGAAAAACCTAACGTCAAGTGGGAAGATATCGCAGGTTTAGAAGGTGCCAAAGAAGCTCTTAAAGAAGCTGTGATACTTCCCGTGAAATTCCCACATCTTTTCAAGGGTAATCGTAAGCCAACATCCGGTATTTTGCTCTATGGGCCACCTGGTACAGGTAAATCCTATCTGGCGAAAGCAGTTGCTACTGAAGCGAATTCAACCTTTTTCAGTATTAGTTCAAGTGACTTAGTTTCGAAATGGATGGGTGAGTCGGAAAGGCTCGTTAAGCAGTTGTTTGCCATGGCGAGGGAGAATAAGCCCTCGATTATTTTCATCGATGAAGTTGATGCATTAACTGGCCAAAGAGGTGAAGGTGAAAGTGAGGCAAGTAGAAGAATAAAAACCGAATTACTGGTACAAATGAATGGTGTTGGTAGTGATTCAGAGGGTGTTCTAGTATTAGGAGCTACCAATATTCCCTGGCAACTGGATAGTGCCATCAGAAGAAGATTTGAGAAGAGAATTTATATACCGTTACCAGATCTTGCCGCTAGAACAAAAATGTTTGAAATTAATGTCGGAGAGACTCCTTGCTCGCTATCAAAGGAAGAGTATAGAACTCTAGGTCAAATGACGGAGGGGTATTCCGGTAGTGATATTGCTGTGGCTGTAAAAGATGCTTTAATGCAACCGATAAGAAAGATCCAAATGGCAACGCACTTCAAGAATGTATCCCAGGACTCAActgtgaaaaaattgacaCCCTGCTCTCCAGGTGATAAAAACGCCGTCGAATTGAGCTGGACAACCATTGAGGCTGACGAACTGCAAGAACCAGAGTTAACAattaaagattttttgaaggcaATCAAGACAACCCGGCCAACAGTCAATGAACAAGATCTCCtcaaacaagaagaatttaCCAATGATTTCGGCCAAGAGGgcaattga
- the CSA1 gene encoding Csa1p (similar to Saccharomyces cerevisiae NBP1 (YLR457C) and YPR174C; ancestral locus Anc_7.531), producing MLESIQRILVDFWGSKDHNGGGNVRSLQRDGRKREYGNLDDIRSNTVNYSGDTRNRDIRTRYKQRLDKRNRARMQEEEKNNNRGIGTRYGEQQRYDKNRIRKQTTDRPGRLSLMWRSLKTVFSNEEQDLTQFQEACGNVNVMIPQNKKPNGTEERRRLRERIARSEAFKRKLLEIKYDENMLEQMRRGRSRFPRLGNRNSEVYRQSQNISEDRITLLQRRVTELEENLLHVTRDLQITQKKLKFAQEKNTLLESLLDDANIDSEYVKSKRDMKNIQRENLKPDSELPPSPRRTVNPLFTSSPMRNPSANTNTQPEDPSLALRDDFYNRYPKIPETESLTQAQKSHSLSPIRIDYSKYSV from the coding sequence ATGTTAGAATCTATTCAAAGGATCCTGGTTGATTTTTGGGGATCGAAAGACCATAATGGTGGCGGTAACGTTCGCAGCTTGCAGAGGGACGGTAGAAAAAGGGAATACGGTAACCTGGATGACATAAGATCGAACACTGTGAATTACAGCGGTGATACGAGGAACCGTGATATAAGAACCCGCTACAAGCAGCGATTggataaaagaaatagagCCAGAATGcaagaggaagagaaaaataataatcGTGGGATTGGCACCCGCTATGGCGAGCAACAAAGATACGATAAAAACAGGATAAGGAAACAAACCACGGACAGACCGGGAAGACTGTCGCTGATGTGGCGGAGTCTGAAGACAGTATTCTCGAACGAAGAGCAAGACTTAACGCAATTTCAAGAGGCATGTGGTAACGTAAATGTCATGATTCCTCAAAATAAAAAGCCAAACGGCACAGAAGAGAGACGGCGATTAAGGGAGCGAATTGCAAGGAGTGAAGCGTTTAAACGGAAACTGCTGGAAATCAAATACGACGAGAACATGCTGGAACAGATGAGACGTGGCAGATCAAGATTTCCAAGACTTGGTAACAGGAATTCGGAAGTATATAGACAATCACAGAACATTTCGGAGGATCGAATAACGCTTTTGCAAAGAAGAGTCACAGAgcttgaagaaaatttgCTGCATGTCACGAGGGACCTTCAGATAAcccaaaagaaattgaaattcgCACAGGAGAAAAATACGCTGTTAGAATCGTTGCTGGATGACGCAAACATAGACAGCGAGTATGTGAAATCCAAGAGAgacatgaaaaatattcaacGAGAGAATCTGAAACCTGATTCTGAATTGCCCCCCTCTCCAAGGCGAACAGTGAATCCACTCTTCACCTCAAGTCCCATGAGAAATCCCTCAGCAAACACCAATACGCAGCCAGAGGATCCGTCCTTGGCCTTACGAGACGACTTCTATAACAGATACCCCAAGATTCCAGAAACCGAATCACTCACACAAGCTCAGAAAAGTCATTCACTGTCGCCCATTAGGATAGATTACTCGAAGTATTCTGTATAG
- the DPB2 gene encoding DNA polymerase epsilon noncatalytic subunit (similar to Saccharomyces cerevisiae DPB2 (YPR175W); ancestral locus Anc_7.532), translating into MFSSGNVLPVKIQPPLLRPLAYRVLSKKYGLNIKSDGLTALAEFVGKSFGMQWKLNNVTLQFLEKFAVVWRQQERGVFIDEQGVKDVITEMREREKVNSATTAATAGNGAGALEESSKKQKQSTLDKLLGRETQEDSAEQDTEQYAGQNLAAVSPISASVSVIDDAEERETTAEEEEDQLDWKDYFKIINASEQPKYTYDPVKLQFVFSSIASDDTEKAMQKFKLPDIEFKISLYATRLYLVRDRVLRNENFQKSDDFNPLSSIVAMKEDLTSTGSLPKLFTSMSITQIKNLAGRDGQNFLLLGLLAQNARGNWSLEDPSGTVEIDISQAVPTNGLYYVPGCIVLVEGLYFTVGNRFHVSAMTHPPGEKRETTLEAIGNLDLLGIHSSSSSNFVPRLDADLKVRLHLLERELVEHKFTFLGGDIFLDEMSTFAALRKALMIFENDPPTVIVFYGSFSAVPVHASMSSKNVSSTTQYKKNFDRLADLFAEFENVSQNSTLIFVPGINDPWGSMVSLGAAYSWPLQPLSPEFIQRMRKVCKNVILASNPTRIAYLSQEIVIVRDDMTDRFKRHSVPFPVIEATEQESELDAMKVEDARSQEKISISQLVKHRDQLPARIKESRKLVKTILDQGQISPFISNIRPIVWNLDQALSLCPIPSTLVICDTSAPPFDLTYNGCKSINAGKFVVGKKARYVEYRPSLKKTQQEEIIF; encoded by the coding sequence ATGTTTAGCAGTGGTAATGTGCTTCCTGTGAAGATTCAGCCTCCGCTGTTGAGACCACTGGCGTACAGGGTTCTGTCCAAGAAATATGGATTGAACATCAAATCCGATGGATTGACAGCACTGGCAGAGTTCGTAGGAAAAAGTTTCGGTATGCAGTGGAAACTGAACAATGTTACGTTACAATTTCTCGAAAAGTTTGCGGTTGTGTGGCGACAGCAGGAGCGTGGGGTGTTTATAGATGAGCAGGGTGTCAAGGATGTGATAACAGAAATGCGCGAAAGGGAGAAGGTCAATTCTGCAACGACTGCGGCCACAGCTGGTAATGGAGCTGGAGCTCTTGAagaatcatcaaaaaaacagaaacaaAGCACTTTAGACAAGCTTCTCGGGCGAGAAACACAGGAAGATTCGGCAGAACAAGATACAGAACAATATGCAGGACAGAACTTGGCAGCTGTTTCACCAATCTCTGCCTCCGTATCTGTGATTGACGATGCTGAAGAGAGAGAGACCACAGcggaagaggaagaagacCAATTAGATTGGAAAGATTATTTCAAGATCATTAATGCATCAGAGCAGCCGAAATATACCTATGATCCAGTTAAATtacaatttgttttcaGTTCTATTGCATCAGATGACACTGAAAAAGCTATGCAGAAGTTCAAGCTACCTGATAtagaattcaaaatttctctATATGCGACTAGATTGTACCTGGTGAGGGATAGAGTTTTAAGAAATGAGAACTTCCAGAAAAGCGATGATTTCAACCCACTTTCGTCAATCGTGGCTATGAAGGAGGATTTAACAAGCACCGGCAGCTTACCAAAGTTATTTACATCTATGTCTATTacacaaataaaaaatttggctgGTCGCGATGGACAAAACTTCCTACTATTAGGCCTTCTAGCACAGAATGCTAGGGGAAATTGGTCATTAGAAGACCCATCCGGCACTGTAGAGATCGATATATCCCAAGCTGTCCCAACAAATGGACTGTATTACGTTCCTGGATGTATTGTGCTAGTGGAAGGTCTATATTTTACAGTAGGTAATAGATTTCACGTTTCGGCTATGACGCATCCTCCAGGTGAGAAAAGGGAAACAACTTTGGAAGCAATTGGGAATTTGGATCTTCTCGGGATCCATAGTTCATCAAGTTCGAACTTTGTACCGAGATTGGATGCTGACTTAAAAGTGAGGTTACATCTTCTGGAGCGAGAGCTGGTCGAGCATAAATTTACATTCTTAGGTGGTGATATATTCCTAGATGAAATGTCAACTTTTGCGGCCCTGCGCAAAGCATTGATGATCTTCGAAAATGATCCACCCACGGTGATAGTATTTTATGGTTCCTTTTCAGCAGTTCCTGTTCATGCATCCATGAGCAGCAAAAACGTTAGCTCCACTACTCAGTATAAAAAGAACTTTGATAGGCTTGCAGATCTTTTtgcagaatttgaaaatgtttcTCAGAACTCGACGTTAATCTTTGTTCCTGGCATCAATGACCCATGGGGGTCCATGGTCTCCCTTGGTGCAGCGTATTCTTGGCCGTTACAACCACTATCTCCAGAATTTATACAACGGATGAGGAAAGTTTGCAAAAATGTCATTCTTGCATCTAATCCAACTAGAATTGCATACCTGTCCCAAGAGATTGTTATTGTCAGAGATGACATGACAGATCGTTTCAAGAGACACAGTGTTCCCTTTCCAGTGATCGAGGCCACAGAACAAGAAAGTGAGTTGGATGCCATGAAAGTGGAGGATGCGCGATCCCAGGAAAAAATAAGTATAAGTCAATTAGTCAAACATAGGGACCAGCTCCCTGCCAGAATCAAAGAATCGCGAAAACTTGTGAAGACTATTCTTGATCAGGGTCAAATTTCCCCATTCATCTCAAATATACGACCTATAGTTTGGAATTTAGATCAGGCATTGAGCTTGTGCCCGATACCATCTACCCTAGTCATATGCGATACCTCGGCACCTCCATTCGATCTAACGTACAACGGATGCAAATCTATTAATGCGGGAAAGTTTGTCGTTGGTAAAAAAGCAAGATATGTTGAATACAGACCGTCACTCAAAAAAACCCAGCAGGAGGAAATCATATTCTAA
- the BET2 gene encoding Rab geranylgeranyltransferase BET2 (similar to Saccharomyces cerevisiae BET2 (YPR176C); ancestral locus Anc_7.533) — MASKERGTLLKEKHVRYIESLDKKQDTLEFWLTEHLRINGVYWGLNALCMLRSKDVFNREDLIKFVLGCYVESTGGFAAFPRHDAHLASTLSGIQLLKMYDAIDSLSKSQIDKCVNFIKSNQMKDGSFQGDRFGEVDTRFVYTAISSLSILERLTPEVVDPAVDFILRCYNFDGGFGLCPGAESHAAQVFTCLGTLAVVNRLQDLTKAQVDEIGWWLCERQVPEGGLNGRPSKLPDVCYSWWVLSSLSLIDRLEWIDFEKLRGFILDCQDEKRGGISDRPDNEVDVFHTVFGIAGLSLMGFEDLVPIDPTYCMTYDITNTIKKYPYN; from the coding sequence ATGGCAAGCAAGGAACGAGGTACGTTGCTAAAGGAAAAGCATGTTAGGTACATCGAGAGCCTGGacaagaaacaagacaCTCTCGAATTTTGGTTGACTGAACACTTGAGAATTAATGGGGTATATTGGGGCCTGAATGCTCTCTGTATGCTGAGATCCAAAGATGTTTTCAACAGGGAAGACCTGATTAAATTTGTACTAGGATGCTACGTTGAGTCTACTGGAGGGTTTGCAGCATTTCCTCGTCATGATGCGCACTTAGCTTCCACTTTATCAGGCATTCAATTACTAAAAATGTATGATGCCATAGACAGTCTTTCTAAATCACAAATTGACAAGTGCGTTAATTTCATTAAGAGTAACCAAATGAAAGATGGCTCATTTCAAGGTGATCGATTTGGCGAAGTTGATACAAGGTTTGTGTATACTGCTATAAGCTCCTTGTCGATTCTAGAACGCCTGACGCCAGAAGTAGTGGATCCAGCGGTCGACTTTATTCTTCGCTGTTACAATTTTGACGGTGGATTTGGTCTGTGTCCTGGTGCAGAGAGTCATGCAGCTCAAGTATTTACTTGCCTCGGGACTCTCGCTGTTGTGAATAGATTGCAAGACTTAACCAAGGCACAGGTCGATGAAATTGGATGGTGGCTCTGCGAAAGGCAAGTCCCAGAAGGTGGATTAAATGGTAGGCCGAGTAAGCTTCCGGATGTATGCTACAGCTGGTGGgttttatcatcattatctcTCATAGATAGACTCGAATGGATTGATTTTGAGAAGTTACGTGGCTTTATTTTGGATTGTCAAGATGAGAAAAGGGGTGGCATTAGTGATAGACCTGACAATGAGGTGGATGTATTTCACACGGTTTTTGGAATTGCAGGACTCAGCTTGATGGGATTCGAGGATTTGGTTCCTATTGATCCAACTTACTGCATGACGTATGATATCACAAACActattaaaaaatatccaTACAATTAG
- the PRP4 gene encoding U4/U6-U5 snRNP complex subunit PRP4 (similar to Saccharomyces cerevisiae PRP4 (YPR178W); ancestral locus Anc_7.534) — translation MSKGKRTTYDSLEVRTDESFDGNGVSVEERLRRIDYQQWEKRKLIPTDDEEVRDALRLIKEPDNVQYEDPFSRRERLSELLFLNKDHMEIFKAHLQQEELQKSTSDDEKEEEEFYTPASNDLIEARKFLINYTNVRSKERLEREIQNTATSDVSRIINERRGINTRLKKFELAGSQITSSRPVSQARLSPNDKFIATANWNGGIGILDSYSLDVICSADGVHQGKIGGINWSPDGKMIVSGAEDGLVRLFIVEQQQIQESSILKGHERRVAGTAFHPSQLYVASASFDMTWRLWDLNTGKELLLQEGHGKEVFCVAFQNDGSLLCSAGLDHCGIIWDIRSGKSTMILKGHAKPIYAVDWSPNGYTVATGAGDGTVKIWDLRKSSEEFTILAHNNVVSSVSFDKEHGNVLVSGGYDKKVNVFSCDNWIKLNSLEGHTDKVLCSDISKDASFVISSGWDRSIKLWKIDN, via the coding sequence ATGTCCaagggaaaaagaactACCTACGATTCTTTAGAAGTTCGAACTGATGAGAGTTTTGATGGGAATGGCGTAAGTGTCGAAGAGCGCTTGCGTAGGATAGATTATCAACAGTGGGAGAAGCGTAAGCTAATACCGACcgacgatgaagaagtcAGAGATGCTTTGAGGCTGATCAAGGAACCTGATAATGTACAATATGAGGACCCTTTTAGCAGAAGAGAGAGACTGTCAGAACTgctatttttgaataaagaTCATATGGAGATTTTCAAAGCTCATCTCCAGCAGGAAGAGCTGCAGAAATCAActagtgatgatgaaaaggaagaggaagaatttTATACTCCGGCAAGTAATGATTTGATAGAAGCAAGGAAATTCCTGATCAACTATACCAATGTGCGATCCAAGGAAAGATTGGAAAGAGAGATACAGAACACAGCAACGAGCGATGTTTCAAGAATAATTAatgaaagaagaggaaTAAATACAaggctgaaaaaattcgaGCTTGCTGGATCTCAGATTACCTCATCACGGCCGGTGTCACAAGCTAGATTGTCTCCGAATGATAAGTTTATCGCGACTGCAAACTGGAACGGCGGGATTGGCATTCTAGACAGTTATTCATTAGATGTCATATGTTCAGCCGATGGAGTACATCAGGGCAAAATTGGGGGAATAAATTGGAGTCCAGATGGTAAAATGATTGTGAGCGGCGCAGAGGATGGATTAGTCAGGCTATTTATTGTAGAGCAACAACAAATACAAGAGTCTTCAATACTAAAAGGGCACGAGAGACGTGTTGCTGGTACTGCTTTTCATCCTTCTCAATTATATGTAGCTAGTGCTTCATTCGATATGACTTGGAGGTTGTGGGACTTAAACACGGGTAAAGAACTGTTACTGCAAGAAGGACATGGCAAAGAGGTGTTTTGTGTAGCTTTTCAAAACGATGGTTCTCTTCTTTGTAGTGCAGGATTAGATCACTGCGGAATCATATGGGACATTCGTTCTGGAAAATCCacgatgattttgaaaggaCATGCAAAACCTATTTATGCGGTTGATTGGTCTCCTAACGGATATACAGTTGCCACTGGTGCTGGAGATGGAACCGTAAAAATATGGGATCTACGTAAGTCCAGTGAAGAATTTACGATTTTAGCACATAACAACGTAGTATCTAGTGTTTCCTTTGACAAGGAGCATGGAAATGTTCTAGTTTCCGGTGGCTACGACAAAAAAGTCAATGTTTTCAGTTGCGATAATTGGATCAAATTGAATTCCTTAGAGGGCCATACAGACAAAGTTCTTTGCtcagatatttcaaaagatgcGAGCTTTGTAATAAGTTCAGGTTGGGATAGGTCTATAAAATTATGGAAAATCGATAATTGA
- the HDA3 gene encoding Hda3p (similar to Saccharomyces cerevisiae HDA3 (YPR179C); ancestral locus Anc_7.535), translating to MDLLKILDTKPIPAIVDARTLGISEDTSGDYWLPTPMCLYQKELIDQIVSLHYSDILRYFETKNYEEDVIVESMKTMCRNSAYISTHPYLLIDHCMPKSLITKDIPAHLAETSGKFTVLRDLITLVQEYETHTAIVCRPGRTMDLVEALLLGKKVNIKRYDSHSIKSKQKPRNFACTCHLFPSENLDLKKHPLRHSRQFDMLICLDPTVDTETSEIQHILQFQRDARRSESRAPTVRLATINSIDHCELYFGRTYKKDSREFLENVTAAAVVLRDRVGTLPPDLRPIYSQNLRYLIEWLEDPSISWPLPDVYCIKKYTPMDVESSLLTEVHYSQIEDELEAAFRSGKKRGRSKNDKESSKMAEIDSFYQLKRLQNDYTTNPIKQDMAQLTGISIATETASTDYHLYSGILTHKLMQSIGQNYMDLELQRQELKSYADMNTIQESHQQFFESELKSMGDKVSENCSLVSLNLHKSEEIEGLNIKKCKNIDAISADIDDTLAKLQSKGETYVFLRSLYLEYDGLKGRLDKEKNQSISKDTEKEYTSKECERADKSIEESLKEIDDNNTRLSHSKTEFQSKCAMAHEEKNKVLNSIENLNASIKTEESKYKQLENNLKEVVSRLNSLPTPRARVSNGKSNSSRRNKGTA from the coding sequence ATGGATCTCCTCAAAATATTGGATACGAAACCTATACCGGCTATTGTTGATGCAAGAACGCTCGGTATATCCGAGGACACTTCGGGTGACTACTGGCTACCAACACCTATGTGTCTGTACCAGAAGGAGTTGATCGATCAGATCGTGTCACTGCATTATTCTGATattttgagatatttcGAAACGAAGAACTACGAAGAAGATGTGATTGTTGAGTCGATGAAGACAATGTGCCGTAATAGTGCGTATATATCAACACATCCATATTTGCTGATCGATCATTGTATGCCCAAATCTTTGATCACTAAGGACATTCCAGCTCATCTCGCCGAAACTAGTGGGAAATTTACTGTACTGCGAGACCTGATAACCCTAGTACAAGAGTATGAAACACATACGGCTATAGTTTGCCGACCAGGAAGGACAATGGATCTTGTAGAGGCATTGCTGCTAGGAAAGAAAGTAAATATCAAAAGGTATGATAGCCATTCCATCAAGTCAAAGCAAAAACCCAGAAATTTTGCATGTACCTGCCATTTATTTCCTTCAGAAAACCTTGATCTCAAAAAGCACCCATTGAGGCATTCCAGACAGTTTGATATGCTGATATGTTTAGATCCAACAGTAGACACAGAAACAAGCGAAATTCAACATATACTGCAGTTCCAAAGAGATGCAAGACGTTCCGAATCGCGTGCACCAACTGTCAGATTAGCAACTATCAATTCAATTGACCACTGTGAACTTTACTTCGGTCGAACATATAAGAAAGATAGTAGAGAGTTTTTGGAAAACGTtactgctgctgctgttgtcCTGAGGGACAGGGTCGGTACTTTACCGCCGGATTTGCGGCCAATTTATTCTCAGAATTTGAGATATTTGATCGAATGGCTCGAGGATCCCAGTATATCATGGCCGCTGCCTGACGTTTACTGCATTAAGAAGTATACACCGATGGATGTGGAAAGCTCTTTACTCACGGAAGTTCACTATAGTCAGATCGAAGACGAATTAGAGGCCGCATTTCGTAGTGGTAAGAAAAGGGGTCGTtcgaaaaatgataaagaatCATCCAAAATGGCTGAAATCGACTCCTTTTACCAATTGAAACGGCTACAGAATGACTACACTACGAATCCCATAAAGCAAGATATGGCACAGCTAACAGGTATTTCAATTGCCACTGAAACAGCCAGTACCGATTATCATCTTTACAGTGGAATACTTACTCATAAATTGATGCAATCGATCGGGCAAAATTACATGGATCTTGAATTACAGCGccaagaattgaaaagttatGCTGATATGAACACCATTCAAGAATCACATCAGCAATTCTTCGAAAGTGAACTCAAATCGATGGGTGACAAGGTAAGTGAAAACTGTTCATTAGTCTCGCTCAATCTGCATAAATCTGAAGAGATCGAGGGACTCAACATTAAAAAGTGTAAAAATATAGATGCCATCTCTGctgacattgatgatacACTTGCAAAATTGCAATCAAAAGGTGAGACTTACGTTTTCCTGCGATCCCTTTATCTTGAATATGATGGATTGAAAGGAAGGcttgataaagaaaagaatcaGTCAATATCAAAGGACACTGAAAAAGAGTATACTTCTAAAGAGTGTGAAAGAGCTGACAAATCAATCGAAGAGAGTCTCAAGGAAATAGATGACAACAACACGAGGCTTTCTCATTCAAAGACTGAGTTTCAAAGTAAGTGCGCCATGGCccatgaagaaaagaataaagTGCTCAACTCGATAGAAAACCTCAACGCTTCAATAAAAACGGAAGAATCGAAATATAAACAGTTGGAAAATAACCTCAAAGAGGTTGTTAGTAGATTGAATAGTCTACCAACACCGAGAGCACGAGTATCTAACGGCAAAAGTAATTCGAGTAGACGAAATAAAGGCACAGCATGA